In Porphyromonas cangingivalis, a genomic segment contains:
- a CDS encoding GNAT family N-acetyltransferase — protein MSPSYHFRRYNPADKVQEKALLALLVEAFGAYEPYYEAQLSLVADAESTLLYYAEGDELVAHIQVVPYEATTAQGKRLKVAYLYAICTAKKFQGQGIMGKMLRETLAQLPTMGYDVAALVPAEESLIGYYRPFGFEMMTGGTPPSVASATVPIVRAGKGAKVFNRRSHELDIELYGSSEPKPLVGWMLHPLSATTLPLPLDTPIEAPMV, from the coding sequence ATGTCTCCTTCCTATCACTTCCGTAGATACAACCCTGCAGACAAGGTGCAGGAGAAAGCTCTTTTGGCACTCCTTGTCGAGGCTTTTGGGGCTTATGAGCCGTATTACGAGGCACAACTGAGCCTCGTTGCCGATGCCGAGAGCACTCTTTTGTATTATGCTGAGGGAGACGAATTGGTGGCACATATTCAAGTCGTGCCTTATGAGGCGACAACAGCCCAAGGTAAGCGACTCAAGGTGGCATACCTCTATGCGATCTGCACGGCAAAGAAGTTTCAAGGGCAAGGGATCATGGGTAAGATGCTGAGGGAGACACTGGCACAACTACCGACCATGGGATACGATGTTGCGGCGCTCGTCCCTGCGGAAGAGTCTCTCATCGGGTATTATCGCCCCTTCGGGTTTGAGATGATGACGGGAGGCACTCCCCCTTCAGTCGCATCCGCCACCGTGCCCATCGTAAGGGCAGGTAAGGGGGCAAAGGTTTTTAATCGTCGTTCGCACGAACTGGATATCGAGCTCTACGGCTCTTCCGAACCGAAGCCCCTCGTCGGCTGGATGCTACACCCGCTCTCCGCAACCACACTCCCCCTACCTCTCGATACTCCCATAGAAGCCCCGATGGTATAA
- a CDS encoding DUF5020 family protein, translating to MKKLFAIVALLVASIGVANAQNVQAHYNVGKRIDKTNQETHSPMILTIENLSFDKWGQTFYFVDLELGEKIMDCAYLEIARELKFWKAPIAFHVEYNGGISKYAPMNHTYLGGVSYLWAKNGNAFNLSMMYRHDQGFNKPHNMQLTGVWSWTSWNRVFTLNGFADLWTTDLGEKGNVTFLAEPQAWINLNQFVGVSDDFNLSIGTEVRLAYNFINKDKFWVRPSLALKWTFK from the coding sequence ATGAAGAAACTATTTGCAATCGTTGCTCTTCTCGTGGCATCTATAGGTGTAGCAAATGCTCAGAACGTACAAGCACACTACAACGTGGGCAAGCGTATCGATAAGACAAATCAAGAGACACACTCTCCCATGATCTTGACGATCGAAAATCTTTCGTTTGACAAATGGGGACAGACCTTCTACTTCGTAGACTTGGAGCTCGGTGAAAAGATCATGGACTGCGCCTACCTCGAGATCGCAAGGGAACTAAAGTTTTGGAAGGCTCCTATCGCCTTTCACGTAGAGTATAACGGAGGCATATCTAAGTACGCTCCTATGAACCACACTTATCTTGGTGGTGTATCTTACCTCTGGGCGAAGAATGGCAATGCGTTTAACCTCAGCATGATGTATCGCCACGACCAAGGCTTCAATAAGCCCCACAATATGCAACTGACAGGGGTATGGTCTTGGACATCTTGGAACAGAGTCTTCACGCTCAACGGTTTTGCGGATCTATGGACGACAGACTTGGGCGAAAAGGGCAATGTCACATTCCTTGCGGAGCCACAAGCATGGATTAACCTCAACCAGTTTGTCGGAGTGTCTGACGACTTCAACCTCAGCATCGGTACAGAAGTCCGCCTTGCATACAACTTCATCAACAAGGATAAGTTCTGGGTACGTCCATCACTCGCACTCAAGTGGACATTCAAGTAA
- the dacB gene encoding D-alanyl-D-alanine carboxypeptidase/D-alanyl-D-alanine endopeptidase → MINLTHSTVAKRFLFLLALFTPSMIVAQNVRTPMEPEVLKNVFWSLCVQDAETGESLVDIRSSYLMTPASTLKVLTTATALECVSPETRLSTKLYTTGVISEGVLSGDVLIVGEGDPSIGSRHLKDTSADSFFNNVAHALTAKGVKKIKGNIIALSPKSFDHQGLNPRWLHYDMGNHYAAGAYALNLFDNSYNVIFTDYGRKFTHTPSVPGLKLKRSYVISKSRKTDSLYIARPSSGEQVHLITGIYPAGVKQWHIRGDIPDPPLFFAQYLAMTLKKKGISIQGESRTSGLLPDVDKVLLYEHLSPTMMELARLTNVHSINLYAESLLRCTWVGKVAIEGHNPTQTALHQSGLYWQGRGLSGKEINVFDGSGLSPENKVTANYLSSLLGKVYRGDSTHLFMTTLPMAGKEGTVTSFLKGTPLAGRAYLKSGSIKNVIAYTGYIIIPDGKVYTVTLMANNFTLRHSEMRKVFEGILLDTFAPALGLEMAQVGR, encoded by the coding sequence ATGATAAATCTCACACACAGCACTGTAGCCAAACGATTTCTATTTCTTTTGGCTCTCTTCACCCCCTCCATGATTGTGGCACAAAATGTGCGTACCCCCATGGAGCCCGAAGTGCTCAAAAATGTCTTTTGGTCTCTGTGTGTCCAAGATGCCGAGACGGGCGAATCCCTTGTCGATATACGTTCGTCCTATCTGATGACCCCTGCCAGCACCCTCAAAGTCCTCACCACGGCCACAGCCCTGGAGTGTGTCTCGCCCGAGACCCGTCTTTCGACCAAGCTCTATACGACAGGTGTCATCTCGGAGGGTGTGCTGTCGGGTGATGTGTTGATCGTCGGCGAAGGTGATCCTTCGATAGGATCTCGTCATCTCAAGGACACTTCGGCTGACTCCTTCTTCAATAATGTCGCACACGCTTTGACCGCTAAAGGGGTCAAGAAGATCAAGGGGAACATCATTGCACTCTCTCCCAAATCCTTCGATCACCAAGGGCTCAATCCTCGCTGGCTGCACTACGATATGGGCAATCATTATGCTGCGGGGGCCTACGCCCTCAACCTTTTTGACAATAGTTACAATGTCATCTTCACCGATTACGGTCGTAAGTTCACTCACACCCCCTCTGTCCCCGGACTTAAACTGAAGAGGAGTTATGTCATCTCTAAATCCCGTAAGACAGACTCTTTGTATATTGCCCGTCCTTCGTCCGGTGAACAGGTGCATCTCATTACAGGTATCTATCCTGCTGGTGTCAAACAGTGGCACATCAGGGGCGACATCCCTGATCCGCCTCTCTTCTTTGCTCAGTATCTTGCGATGACCTTGAAGAAGAAGGGGATATCCATTCAAGGCGAAAGTCGCACCTCTGGACTCCTCCCCGACGTAGACAAGGTACTTCTTTATGAGCATCTCTCTCCTACGATGATGGAGCTTGCTCGCCTCACCAATGTGCACAGCATCAATCTCTATGCAGAATCCTTGTTGCGTTGCACTTGGGTCGGGAAGGTCGCAATCGAGGGACATAATCCTACCCAGACGGCTCTCCATCAGTCCGGGCTCTACTGGCAAGGACGAGGCTTGTCGGGCAAGGAGATCAATGTCTTCGATGGCTCCGGACTTTCGCCCGAAAATAAGGTGACCGCCAATTACCTCTCTTCACTTCTTGGGAAGGTCTACCGTGGTGACAGTACACATCTGTTTATGACGACCCTTCCGATGGCAGGCAAAGAGGGTACGGTGACGTCATTTCTCAAAGGAACACCGCTTGCCGGGCGAGCTTATCTCAAAAGTGGATCGATTAAAAATGTCATCGCCTATACGGGCTATATTATAATTCCTGATGGTAAGGTGTATACAGTAACCCTGATGGCGAACAACTTCACACTGCGTCACTCAGAGATGAGAAAGGTCTTTGAGGGTATTCTCTTGGATACCTTCGCACCTGCACTTGGTCTTGAGATGGCTCAGGTGGGACGATAA
- a CDS encoding AI-2E family transporter produces MKDFFTKPFTLDRIARIVISVLIVILIAYVVRELMPILLPFGLAWLVAYMLMPVVLFFQKKLKFKSRILSILTVLFLLISIVTGIVLLLLPSIKEEVSKGWELISFYASSEALLNILPESLRTRILEYTDIESFLTEFNLESVLDTARQFVTKSWSLLMSTFSFLMGLFVIFLFVLYLIFILNDYESLNKGIFHLMPKKTHPFVSEAIDNVEYYVNNYFKGQSLIALCVGVLLAIGFKIIGLPMGISIGLLIGVFNLIPYMQTLGLIPIILASLLKAADADQNFFVVLLLSLGVLGLVQVIQDTVLVPKILGKTMGMKPAVILLSLSVWGSLLGVIGMLFALPLTMIIYTYHMKYIVGEPIEKGGLIEPAKESKLKKWITTKSKEKAQIEE; encoded by the coding sequence ATGAAAGATTTTTTCACCAAACCCTTCACACTGGATCGTATAGCACGCATCGTCATCTCTGTGCTCATCGTCATCCTGATCGCATACGTTGTACGTGAGCTCATGCCGATTCTCCTACCCTTTGGGTTAGCATGGTTGGTGGCTTATATGCTGATGCCCGTAGTCCTGTTTTTCCAAAAGAAACTAAAGTTCAAAAGCCGTATATTGTCGATCCTCACCGTTCTCTTTTTGCTTATCTCGATCGTCACGGGCATTGTCCTTCTCCTGCTTCCTTCGATCAAAGAAGAGGTCAGCAAGGGCTGGGAGCTTATATCGTTTTATGCCAGCTCTGAGGCTCTGCTGAACATCTTACCCGAGAGTCTGAGGACTCGAATACTCGAATACACGGACATAGAGTCGTTCCTGACGGAGTTCAACCTCGAAAGCGTCCTCGATACGGCACGACAGTTTGTGACCAAGTCGTGGAGCCTGCTTATGAGTACCTTCTCATTCTTGATGGGGCTATTCGTGATCTTCCTCTTTGTACTATATCTCATCTTCATCTTGAATGACTATGAGTCACTCAACAAAGGTATCTTCCACCTGATGCCGAAGAAGACACACCCCTTCGTCAGCGAAGCCATAGACAATGTCGAGTACTATGTCAACAACTATTTCAAAGGGCAGTCGCTCATCGCCCTCTGTGTCGGTGTACTGCTGGCCATAGGCTTCAAGATCATAGGCCTCCCTATGGGGATCTCGATCGGGCTTCTGATCGGAGTCTTCAATCTCATCCCTTATATGCAGACACTTGGACTCATTCCGATAATACTGGCGTCTCTATTGAAAGCGGCAGATGCCGATCAGAACTTCTTTGTTGTCCTTCTCCTCTCGCTGGGCGTACTCGGTCTGGTACAAGTGATCCAAGACACAGTACTTGTCCCAAAGATCCTCGGTAAGACAATGGGCATGAAGCCTGCTGTCATCCTTCTCTCCCTCTCGGTATGGGGATCGCTCCTCGGTGTCATAGGGATGCTCTTTGCACTCCCACTTACGATGATCATCTACACTTATCACATGAAATACATCGTGGGTGAGCCCATCGAAAAGGGGGGACTCATCGAGCCTGCAAAGGAGTCCAAACTAAAAAAGTGGATCACAACCAAGTCCAAGGAAAAGGCTCAAATCGAAGAGTGA
- a CDS encoding redoxin domain-containing protein — MKKILLSAGALAMAFAACQTQPQGFELSSTVMPEELNGQYVYVGMRGEDEKLDSVLIENRSFKYTSNVDTVNVFYVRFGGYALPIFKDQTKAVIVEDSTDMNGSGFTVKGSRLYDRFTEMNNEIAEAITPLREEAQALYQDTEKTMEEKQAAIENYMAQMAEKQNAVAQKYLEIEKNNVIGVIAFSNISFEEDSQYLAAYENASDIIKNNANLKDRYENLKNAEKTQVGADYIDFDIKDAEGNVTKLSSFMGEGKYLLVDFWASWCGPCRRAMPHLADLHKTYADKGLRVLSIGTWERDPADNAKAIEELEVMTWDVILDTESNGAKVYGLTGIPSLLLISPEGKILVRTHNPEDVDAVIKEVIK, encoded by the coding sequence ATGAAGAAAATCCTCCTATCAGCAGGTGCGCTTGCAATGGCGTTTGCTGCTTGTCAGACTCAACCACAAGGTTTTGAGCTGTCATCAACAGTCATGCCGGAAGAATTGAACGGCCAATATGTCTACGTAGGCATGCGTGGCGAAGACGAAAAGTTGGACTCTGTCCTTATCGAAAATCGCTCATTCAAGTACACTTCTAATGTCGATACAGTCAATGTATTCTATGTAAGATTTGGTGGTTATGCACTTCCTATCTTCAAGGATCAGACTAAGGCTGTCATCGTAGAAGACAGTACAGACATGAACGGCAGTGGCTTCACTGTGAAGGGCTCGAGACTATACGATCGCTTCACAGAGATGAACAACGAAATCGCAGAAGCCATCACCCCTCTAAGAGAAGAAGCACAAGCTCTCTACCAAGACACTGAAAAGACAATGGAAGAGAAGCAAGCTGCCATCGAAAATTACATGGCACAAATGGCTGAAAAGCAAAATGCTGTGGCTCAGAAGTACTTGGAAATCGAAAAGAACAACGTAATCGGTGTAATCGCATTCAGCAACATCTCTTTTGAAGAAGATAGCCAATACCTTGCAGCTTACGAAAATGCGTCTGACATCATCAAGAACAACGCTAACCTCAAGGATCGCTACGAAAACCTCAAGAACGCAGAAAAGACCCAAGTAGGTGCAGACTACATCGACTTCGACATCAAGGATGCAGAAGGTAACGTAACAAAGCTCTCTTCATTCATGGGCGAAGGTAAGTACCTCCTCGTAGACTTCTGGGCATCATGGTGTGGTCCCTGCCGTCGTGCTATGCCACACTTGGCAGACCTTCACAAGACTTATGCAGACAAGGGTCTTCGTGTCCTCAGTATCGGTACTTGGGAAAGAGATCCTGCAGACAACGCAAAGGCAATCGAAGAGCTTGAGGTCATGACTTGGGATGTTATCCTCGATACAGAAAGTAACGGTGCTAAGGTTTACGGTCTTACAGGTATCCCATCACTTCTCCTCATCTCTCCAGAAGGTAAGATCCTTGTTCGCACTCATAATCCTGAAGATGTAGATGCAGTAATCAAGGAAGTGATCAAGTAA
- a CDS encoding HmuY family protein: MYKSIFTVALLFITGLFTLTSCDNKNNTPEPSQGTVKEYTQSRTTDVNGEWVYFSFATGKEVEGVTEANYKERLDWDLAFNTFFIRTNSGQSGKGKGGAYMTFKTDLAAVTEAPKDDYLTDDTYQLLGYGRGIIRKRSTANVELSGISDIKTEPKIEIKLGKAVSFYGAPPTYVYKASDNIFVIRTADGKYAKVKFISYKNAEGKPGYITFQYVYQPDGSTNLGK, translated from the coding sequence ATGTACAAATCAATTTTCACGGTAGCACTGCTCTTCATAACAGGACTATTCACGCTCACCTCATGCGATAACAAAAACAACACTCCCGAACCTTCCCAAGGAACAGTAAAAGAGTATACACAAAGCCGAACTACTGATGTCAATGGCGAATGGGTTTACTTCTCATTTGCAACAGGTAAAGAAGTGGAGGGTGTGACAGAAGCCAACTACAAGGAAAGGTTGGACTGGGACCTTGCGTTCAACACCTTCTTCATCCGCACCAACAGCGGGCAGTCCGGCAAGGGCAAGGGTGGTGCGTACATGACCTTCAAGACTGACCTTGCAGCAGTTACTGAAGCCCCAAAGGATGACTATCTCACCGATGACACCTATCAACTATTGGGCTATGGAAGAGGCATCATCAGAAAGAGAAGCACTGCCAATGTTGAGCTCAGCGGCATATCCGACATAAAGACAGAGCCCAAGATCGAAATCAAGCTCGGTAAGGCAGTCTCATTCTATGGTGCACCTCCTACATACGTTTACAAGGCGAGCGACAACATCTTTGTCATCCGCACTGCTGACGGCAAGTATGCCAAGGTGAAGTTCATCAGTTACAAGAATGCAGAGGGCAAGCCGGGCTACATCACATTCCAATATGTATATCAGCCCGACGGCTCCACCAACCTTGGCAAGTAA
- a CDS encoding TonB-dependent receptor plug domain-containing protein, whose translation MKLLIFAATFLGVFAHITSIQAQRPSKSLFDEDRQHALNEFVITATRTPKKISDSPVMTQVITDKQIAERGLTDIKSLLMQEVPGLTFNEVGFGTSINMQGLDAKQILFLIDGERIAGETGNNIDYQRISLSNIERIEIVQGAGSALYGTQAMGGVINIITKKPKGRFHASLDTKWAPLYEKNFPQIASNDKYKLFKRNADRSNFNGTLTASYRHKKWSTQTTVTHRSADAFSLYDTEGEKKYYKEFDLTVASPVKEVPTNVSGFGLNSLRQAFTFTLDERWSLSAVGSLYEMNKYDLNHDNLYEYNTDISGTLSGTYRLHNEGEIKASLFADQYNRYNKFELIQGRKDLIYKHRMIQPRLSYIQRLGERHELNIGAEYFDEMLYTDKFTNDSYTSRSHHSSALYIQDDWQITSRIGLVSGLRADYHATYGFNLSPKLSAIYKLPPITFRLNYGAGYRSPSIKELYMNWDHFGMFMIYGNTDLKPERNHHLSLSTEYISKRFYAILSGYINAFSNKIEGIWGKNQKERRYHNIRSTELMGLQAQVRFNPFIEGLQLHASANYLHPSEVNGTQLNSQSKFSGNFRAEYGKNWKKHGLNINLTASYIGKKEFDIQDDLNLKDRIVKTFYTTTIPSYTLWYLAMSYSYDRFGRLTFGIDNIFDYHAKIHSFNSYTGIGRSCFVALHLEI comes from the coding sequence ATGAAGCTCCTTATCTTTGCAGCCACATTCCTCGGCGTCTTTGCACACATTACATCGATACAAGCTCAGCGACCGTCAAAAAGCCTCTTTGATGAGGATCGACAGCACGCTCTCAATGAGTTTGTCATCACTGCAACACGCACTCCAAAAAAGATTTCGGATTCTCCTGTCATGACACAAGTGATCACAGACAAGCAGATAGCAGAGAGAGGACTCACAGACATCAAATCGCTATTGATGCAGGAGGTGCCCGGCTTGACCTTCAACGAGGTCGGCTTCGGGACAAGCATCAATATGCAGGGCTTGGATGCCAAGCAAATCCTCTTTCTCATCGATGGTGAACGTATCGCAGGTGAGACAGGCAATAACATTGACTACCAACGCATCAGCCTTAGCAATATCGAACGTATAGAAATCGTCCAAGGCGCAGGATCGGCTCTCTATGGCACACAAGCGATGGGAGGTGTCATCAATATCATCACGAAGAAGCCCAAAGGACGGTTTCATGCCTCTTTAGATACGAAGTGGGCACCACTCTACGAGAAGAACTTCCCACAGATAGCATCAAATGATAAATACAAGCTCTTCAAGCGGAACGCCGACAGATCGAACTTTAATGGCACCCTCACCGCCTCTTACCGTCATAAAAAGTGGAGCACACAGACAACCGTCACTCACAGAAGTGCAGATGCTTTCAGCCTCTACGACACAGAAGGAGAGAAGAAGTATTACAAGGAATTTGACCTTACGGTCGCATCGCCGGTCAAGGAGGTGCCGACAAACGTTTCAGGATTTGGTCTGAACAGTCTGCGCCAAGCGTTTACTTTCACACTTGATGAGAGGTGGTCGCTCTCTGCTGTGGGGAGTCTCTACGAGATGAATAAGTATGACCTCAACCACGATAATCTATATGAGTACAACACTGATATATCAGGGACACTCTCGGGGACTTACAGACTCCACAATGAGGGGGAGATAAAGGCTTCGCTGTTTGCGGATCAATACAACAGATATAATAAGTTCGAACTGATTCAGGGGCGCAAAGATCTTATCTACAAACACCGCATGATACAACCTCGCCTATCCTACATACAGCGATTAGGGGAGCGTCACGAACTCAATATAGGTGCAGAGTACTTCGACGAGATGCTCTATACGGACAAGTTCACCAACGATAGCTACACCTCACGCAGTCATCACAGCAGTGCCCTGTATATCCAAGATGACTGGCAGATCACTTCTCGCATAGGCTTGGTAAGTGGATTACGAGCAGACTATCATGCTACTTATGGATTCAACCTTTCACCAAAACTTTCGGCAATATACAAGCTCCCGCCCATTACATTCCGCCTCAACTACGGCGCCGGATACCGCTCGCCAAGTATCAAGGAACTCTACATGAACTGGGATCACTTCGGGATGTTCATGATCTATGGTAACACCGACCTCAAGCCGGAGCGCAATCACCACCTCTCTCTCTCAACCGAATACATATCAAAACGTTTCTATGCGATCCTTTCGGGTTACATCAATGCCTTCTCCAACAAGATCGAAGGTATCTGGGGAAAGAACCAGAAAGAGCGTCGTTATCATAATATCCGGTCTACCGAACTCATGGGACTACAAGCCCAAGTCCGCTTCAACCCATTCATCGAAGGTCTCCAACTTCATGCTTCGGCCAATTATCTCCATCCAAGCGAAGTCAATGGCACCCAACTCAACTCTCAAAGCAAGTTCTCCGGCAACTTCAGAGCCGAATACGGTAAAAACTGGAAGAAACACGGATTGAACATCAACTTGACAGCATCCTACATCGGAAAGAAGGAGTTTGACATTCAAGATGATCTCAACCTAAAAGATCGGATCGTCAAGACCTTTTACACCACGACGATACCAAGCTATACGCTTTGGTATCTTGCAATGTCTTACAGTTACGACAGATTTGGCAGACTAACATTCGGGATAGACAACATCTTTGACTATCACGCCAAGATACATAGCTTTAACTCCTACACGGGCATCGGACGCAGTTGCTTCGTTGCTCTCCACTTGGAGATTTAA
- a CDS encoding PepSY-associated TM helix domain-containing protein produces MRKFLLKTHKWVSIVFIFFIFMFALSGIILNHRTAFSGLDISRAHLPKHYEYENWDNGSVTGTLTLKDGSVWMYGGIGVWETDPLGSSFKTHNEGLSQGADHLGIRSLAETTSGGLYALSPFALYKYDAPQDRWQVLEDLPKPEKYYTDLIAHGDSLILLSRSHLYLSEGEGKGFKELELSVPEGYSPKVSLFRMLWLLHSGELFGLPGQLVVDGVGIILIILCVTGLIITIRMMITKRRKKKGLKTDGTVTRKSLKLHNKLGSLFLALLILVTFTGMFLRPPLMIAIIRSKISPMPGTELSSDNPWHDKLRKIRFDHVHQDWLLSTSDGFFSLSDLNARPIALPQAPPVSVMGINAWEQKENGRWIAGSFSGLFEWNREDGSSFDLIKKEPYKQRKGGMPTFDNAISGYSSDFAQGEVLFDYNRGARLVTDGSAFVKMPDGMKPGRISLWHTALELHVGRLYDGLLGPVAPMFVFLAGFLLLSIIITGYIIYHKWHKRRKKQISKKA; encoded by the coding sequence ATGCGAAAGTTTCTCCTCAAGACCCACAAGTGGGTGAGCATCGTCTTCATTTTCTTCATCTTTATGTTTGCCCTCTCGGGGATCATCCTCAACCATCGTACAGCCTTTTCAGGGTTGGATATTTCACGTGCACACCTTCCGAAGCACTACGAGTACGAAAACTGGGACAACGGCAGTGTGACAGGGACACTCACCCTCAAGGATGGCTCTGTGTGGATGTACGGAGGCATAGGGGTATGGGAAACAGATCCGTTGGGCTCCTCCTTCAAGACTCACAACGAAGGCTTGTCCCAAGGTGCCGACCATCTCGGCATCCGCTCCCTCGCAGAGACTACTTCAGGAGGTCTCTATGCGCTTTCACCATTTGCTCTTTACAAGTATGACGCCCCCCAAGACCGCTGGCAAGTCCTCGAAGATCTGCCTAAGCCCGAGAAGTACTACACCGACCTCATCGCTCATGGCGATAGCCTGATACTACTCTCACGCTCACACCTCTATCTCTCCGAGGGGGAAGGCAAGGGCTTCAAGGAGCTCGAGCTCTCCGTTCCTGAGGGATACAGCCCCAAGGTCTCACTCTTCCGTATGCTGTGGTTACTTCACAGTGGCGAACTCTTCGGTCTTCCCGGGCAGCTCGTCGTTGATGGCGTGGGGATCATCCTCATCATCCTCTGTGTCACAGGCCTCATCATCACCATCCGCATGATGATTACCAAGAGAAGAAAAAAGAAAGGACTCAAGACCGATGGGACCGTGACGAGGAAGTCCCTAAAGCTCCACAACAAGCTCGGCAGTCTCTTTCTCGCGCTACTGATCCTCGTGACATTTACAGGGATGTTTCTTCGTCCTCCCTTAATGATAGCAATCATCCGCTCCAAGATAAGTCCCATGCCGGGGACAGAACTCTCGAGTGATAACCCTTGGCACGACAAGTTGAGGAAGATTCGTTTTGATCACGTACATCAAGACTGGTTGCTCTCGACCTCCGACGGCTTCTTCAGCCTTTCGGACCTCAATGCCCGACCTATAGCCCTGCCCCAAGCACCACCCGTGAGCGTCATGGGTATCAATGCGTGGGAACAGAAAGAGAACGGCCGATGGATCGCCGGCTCATTCAGTGGACTCTTCGAATGGAATAGAGAAGACGGCAGTTCCTTTGATCTCATAAAGAAAGAACCCTACAAGCAACGAAAAGGCGGTATGCCCACCTTCGATAATGCCATCAGCGGTTACTCCTCCGACTTTGCCCAAGGTGAGGTGCTATTTGACTACAACCGAGGAGCGAGACTTGTCACTGACGGCAGTGCGTTTGTCAAGATGCCCGATGGCATGAAGCCCGGGCGTATATCACTCTGGCACACGGCACTTGAGCTACATGTCGGTCGCCTCTATGACGGACTCCTCGGTCCCGTGGCTCCGATGTTCGTCTTCCTCGCAGGCTTCCTGCTCCTCAGTATCATCATCACCGGCTACATCATCTACCACAAGTGGCACAAGAGGCGCAAGAAGCAGATCTCCAAGAAGGCATAA